Proteins encoded together in one Deinococcus hopiensis KR-140 window:
- the pyrE gene encoding orotate phosphoribosyltransferase has product MDVLALYREAGAYHEGHFLLASGRHSPKFLQSTTVLQYPRLTEQVGRAIAQKLRGEGIEAQTLVGPAMGGVVLAYEAARHYGTRAIFAEKDGQGGMKVREAFTVTPGETFVAVEDVLTTGGSVLKAVRAVEALGGRCVAIACIVDRRAEEGPLQGYRLVSLSRLHFDTYAPEEVPEWLAERPLQEI; this is encoded by the coding sequence ATGGACGTTCTGGCGCTGTACCGGGAAGCAGGCGCGTACCACGAGGGGCATTTTCTGCTTGCCTCGGGCCGCCACTCACCCAAATTCCTGCAATCCACCACCGTGCTGCAATACCCACGGCTCACTGAGCAGGTCGGCCGGGCCATTGCGCAGAAGCTGCGCGGGGAGGGCATCGAGGCGCAGACCCTCGTCGGCCCCGCAATGGGCGGCGTCGTGCTGGCCTACGAGGCCGCGCGTCACTACGGCACCCGGGCGATTTTCGCTGAGAAAGACGGCCAGGGCGGGATGAAGGTCCGCGAGGCCTTTACCGTTACGCCCGGTGAAACCTTCGTTGCCGTCGAGGACGTGCTTACCACTGGCGGCAGCGTCTTGAAGGCCGTCCGCGCGGTGGAAGCGCTGGGCGGCAGGTGCGTCGCCATCGCCTGCATCGTGGACCGGCGGGCGGAAGAGGGTCCCCTGCAGGGTTATCGGCTGGTGTCCCTGAGCCGGCTGCACTTCGACACCTACGCGCCCGAGGAGGTGCCGGAGTGGTTGGCCGAGCGGCCACTTCAGGAAATCTGA
- a CDS encoding helix-turn-helix domain-containing protein — protein MDPADAHPFPPAHALRSRRLLLGIPLTVLAQEAGLAPQVLDAVERGDYDPRSLHTLARRVLARVLDLDL, from the coding sequence ATGGACCCCGCCGATGCCCACCCCTTTCCCCCTGCCCACGCCCTGCGCTCCCGACGTCTCCTGCTCGGGATCCCCCTCACGGTCCTTGCCCAGGAAGCGGGCCTCGCGCCGCAGGTTCTGGACGCCGTGGAGCGCGGCGATTACGATCCCCGCAGCCTTCACACCCTCGCGCGCCGCGTCCTGGCCCGGGTGCTGGACCTCGATCTGTAG
- a CDS encoding ribonuclease HI — MNQAYVDASWHERPDGSGVGGWGLVLLLPGELPTRYQGQLDAPDNNAAELRAVLEAVRHAPVGEPLTVYTDNEAVIASVGRGRGPHLLADLAREALDETQAREVALRVEYVPRTRRHMLSAHELANDARRGLNTPATAGPHADVLIEQRPAVPEARVSLRRHGERVTALVNLDPLSDVPPSAQALLAAVTLARAGEVLLVRRASKIAQALWQRPERALLPAAHAQLAQARQAADGLGVQVQFQQTP; from the coding sequence ATGAACCAGGCCTACGTGGACGCGAGCTGGCACGAACGTCCCGACGGCTCCGGCGTGGGCGGCTGGGGCCTGGTGCTGCTGCTGCCGGGCGAGCTGCCCACGCGCTACCAGGGTCAGCTCGATGCCCCCGACAACAACGCCGCCGAGCTGCGCGCCGTGCTGGAAGCGGTGCGCCACGCCCCGGTGGGCGAGCCCCTGACCGTCTACACCGACAACGAGGCCGTGATCGCCTCGGTGGGCCGGGGCCGGGGACCGCACCTGCTGGCAGACCTCGCGCGGGAGGCGCTGGACGAGACGCAGGCGCGGGAGGTTGCCTTGCGGGTGGAGTACGTGCCCCGCACCCGGCGGCATATGCTTTCCGCCCACGAACTCGCCAACGACGCCCGGCGGGGCCTGAATACGCCAGCCACAGCGGGACCCCACGCCGACGTGCTGATCGAGCAGCGGCCCGCCGTGCCCGAGGCCCGCGTCAGCCTGCGCCGTCACGGCGAGCGCGTCACAGCCCTGGTCAACCTCGATCCCCTATCAGACGTGCCGCCGAGTGCTCAGGCCCTGCTCGCCGCCGTCACCCTGGCGCGCGCCGGCGAGGTGCTGCTCGTGCGCCGCGCGAGCAAGATCGCCCAGGCGCTGTGGCAACGGCCCGAGCGTGCCCTGCTGCCCGCCGCCCACGCCCAGTTGGCTCAGGCCCGGCAGGCGGCGGACGGACTGGGCGTACAGGTGCAATTTCAACAGACGCCGTGA